One window of the Anoplolepis gracilipes chromosome 9, ASM4749672v1, whole genome shotgun sequence genome contains the following:
- the Senju gene encoding UDP-galactose transporter senju, translating to MGGISWSELFPGRWSSVIFISYIALFINQGILVTWSQRSGRYEYNTVAVVLMTEVLKLIISTALYCKDNSIITLLQETKKNKKVLLLYMIPAFLYCLYNNLAFVNLARFDPTTYYILLQLRVVLTGIIFQVIFRKKLSAIQWFSLVILTIGCMVKHFDVHVFDTEFHLDISLFLILIQTTCSCLAGVYNEYLLKQQGADIDIFVQNVFMYIDSIICNIVAIVLLITFKNSVSDTFSNIEISTSLQPKIILIMLNNAIVGIITSFFLKTLNSILKTFASAMELIFTAVLCWILFNIVINTNTIISIGMVSFAIILYSKNPVQNTQPKETTESRKLLV from the exons atggGAGGAATAAGTTGGAGCGAATTATTCCCGGGAAGATGGAGTTCTGTCATATTTATTTCCTATATAGCTCTCTTTATAAACCAAG GTATTCTTGTAACATGGTCTCAAAGAAGTGGCCGCTATGAATATAATACTGTAGCGGTTGTATTAATGACAgaagttttaaaattgatcATATCTACAGCACTTTATTGTAAGga caATAGTATTATAACTCTGCTTCAGGAgacaaaaaagaataaaaaag TGCTTCTACTGTATATGATACCTGCATTTTTATACTGTCTCTACAACAATCTAGCATTTGTTAATTTGGCTAGATTTGATCCTACAACTTACTATATCTTGCTGCAACTTCGCGTTGTGCTTACAggaattatatttcaa gttATTTTTCGGAAAAAATTGTCTGCGATACAATGGTTTTCATTAGTAATTTTGACAATTGGTTGCATGGTAAAGCATTTTGATGTCCATGTCTTTGATACAGAATTTCATTTAgatatttctctatttctaATTCTTATACAG ACAACATGCTCTTGTTTAGCTGGTGTTTATAATGAGTACTTGCTCAAGCAGCAAGGTGCAGACATCGacatttttgtacaaaatgtatttatgtatattgacAGTATTATCTGTAATATTGTagcaattgttttattaataacatttaagaACAGTGTTAGCGATACATTTAGTAATATTGAAATCAGTACATCTTTGCaacctaaaataatattaattatgttaaacaaTGCAATTGTTGGAATAATAACAAGTTTCTTCTTGAAAActttaaattctatattaaagACTTTTGCTAGTGCAATGGAACTGATTTTTACAGCAGTGTTATgttggattttatttaatatagttattaatacaaatactATCATTTCTATAGGCATGGTAAGTTTtgccattattttatattcaaaaaatccTGTACAAAACACTCAACCTAAAGAGACGACAGAAAGCAGGAAACTTTTAGTATAA
- the Tbc1d23 gene encoding TBC1 domain family member 23, with the protein MALQEDENTWISELEVALLDTEAPSASDIYAICKGQPIPTNLRPDVWQACLYVTDRRDQLSQFNEVFDLPEQNIIRDDCQQLVAKLGNDDEDKVSVVSDLESILTFYCKSKCKQYERGNGWIELLGPLIALKLPRAATYNLFEAIRDVYIPRGETYSSVLRLLLLYHEPELCSFLDTKRISPDQYTKVWMNTLFAGVCSLPAICTMWDLYFMQADPFFMLFLSLIMIINAREQILSMKDEDKQNIIDAIAIMPCALEAEDVTDFCSLAQYYAMKTPTSFKQDLYPIMFGENSDEKLISHALCLPVSAQELVENAIEAPSIPNTVETVRFFLVDCRPAEQYNAGHLPTAFHLDCNLMLQEPAAFATAVQGLLQAQRQALAVGSQAGGEHLCFLGSGRQEEDRYTHMVVASFLQKHTQYVSMVTSGYQAIHEYFGDEVVSSLVDHNSQHCLVCNANMLEENSNEASPVKVKNNNSDLLGKIGLAMKLKSQEVKGKLFDYIVNPTANVNSNTEKRDGKDLDYIKRQRKTAPVFSIDDDQEIDMTMTNNESEEPIEVVSIQQWMKDPKLLHSFKCQEVKVNGDLCDSQLLVTDSHLIVLREIPERKGAAHVIVKRPLTSIVKITSRKRHADLITFKYGTTQYNDTVISDMDKFLIPNASEATKLITQQIMKQLKTSD; encoded by the exons ATGGCACTACAAGAGGATGAAAACACCTG GATATCAGAATTGGAAGTAGCGCTTCTTGATACAGAAGCACCATCTGCATCTGATATATATGCCATTTGTAAAGGCCAACCAATCCCTACAAATTTAAGACCCGATGTTTGGCAGGCTTGTCTCTATGTCACTGATCGGCGTGATCAATTGAGCCAGTTTAATGAAGTTTTTGATTTACCTGAACAAAATATAATCCGTGATGACTGTCAACAATTAGTTG CAAAACTTGGCAATGATGATGAAGATAAAGTCTCTGTAGTTTCTGATCTTGAAtctatattaacattttattgtaaaagtaAATGCAAACAATACGAAAGAGGAAATGGATGGATAGAGTTATTGGGTCCTTTAATAGCTTTAAAATTACCACGCGCTGCAACATACAATCTTTTTGAGGCAATAAGAGATGTCTATATCCCAag AGGCGAAACATACAGCTCAGTTTTAAGATTACTGCTGCTTTATCATGAACCAGAATTGTGCTCGTTTTTGGATACAAAAAGGATATCACCTGATCAATACACAAAAGTATGGATGAATACATTATTTGCTGGTGTTTGTTCATTGCCAGCAATCTGTACTATGTGGGATCTGTACTTTATGCAAGCTGATCCATTTTTCATGTTGTTTCTCTCgcttattatgattataaatgcCAG aGAGCAAATTTTAAGTATGAAGGACGAggacaaacaaaatataatagatgcCATAGCAATAATGCCATGTGCTCTAGAAGCAGAGGACGTAACCGATTTCTGTTCCTTAGCACAATACTATGCAATGAAAACACCAACGTCTTTTAAACAAGATTTGTATCCTATAATGTTTGGCGAAAATTCTGACGAAAAGTTAATATCTCATGCATTGTGCTTGCCAGTATCGGCGCAAgaattagtagaaaatgctaTTGAAGCTCCATCCATACCTAATACTGTCGAGACTGTTAGATTCTTTCTTGTAGACTGTAGACCTGCAGAACAGTATAATGCAGGCCATTTACCAACAGCTTTTCATCTTGATTGTAATTtg atGCTTCAAGAACCTGCTGCTTTTGCGACAGCAGTGCAAGGTTTACTGCAAGCTCAACGACAAGCGCTAGCTGTTGGCTCGCAAGCTGGTGGAGAACATCTTTGTTTTCTGGGAAGTGGTAGACAAGAGGAAGATCGTTATACGCATATGGTAGTAGCATCCTTTTTACAAAAGCATACACAATACGTGAGCATGGTCACTTCTGGGTATCAAG CTATTCATGAATATTTCGGTGATGAAGTAGTATCAAGTCTTGTCGATCACAACTCGCAACATTGTCTAGTGTGTAATGCTAACATGTTGGAAGAAAATTCAAACGAAGCGAGTCCGgtgaaagttaaaaataacaattctgATCTTTTGGGAAAAATCGGATTAGCTATGAAGTTAAAGAGTCAAGAAGTAAAAGGAAAGCTATTCGATTATATTGTTAATCCTACGGCGAACGTCAATAGTAATACGGAAAAGAGAGATGGCAAAGATTTAGACTATATTAAACGTCAAAGAAAAACTGCGCCTGTGTTTAGTATAGACGATGATCAAGAGATAG ATATGACTATGACTAATAATGAAAGTGAAGAGCCTATTGAAGTAGTATCTATACAGCAATGGATGAAAGATCCTAAACTATTACATTCCTTTAAATGCCAAGAGGTGAAGGTCAATGGTGATCTCTGTGATAG TCAACTACTGGTTACCGATAGTCATCTTATAGTACTACGAGAAATCCCGGAAAGAAAAGGTGCTGCACATGTAATCGTGAAGCGTCCCTTAACGAGTATCGTTAAAATAACGTCGAGAAAGCGACATGCTGATCTAATAACTTTCAAATACGGTACAACGCAATATAACGATACGGTTATTTCCGATATGGACAAATTTCTTATACCCAATGCAAGCGAAGCAACTAAATTGATTACGCAACAAATtatgaaacaattaaaaacGTCAGATTAA